A genomic region of Chitinimonas arctica contains the following coding sequences:
- a CDS encoding IS3 family transposase has protein sequence MKYAVIDQMRKHYPLQSLCKVLSVSTSGFADWQACGGPTHWLSDTQLLALIRSVHAECQGAYGSPRIFQELKSRGHPVSKARIQRLKQKHSIRARHKRRYKATTNSKHSLPFASNVLDRQFSTRTPNASKRNGLTGKFVWAERHWSG, from the coding sequence GTGAAGTACGCCGTGATTGACCAGATGCGCAAACACTATCCCTTGCAGTCGCTCTGCAAAGTGCTGTCCGTCAGCACGAGCGGCTTCGCCGATTGGCAGGCCTGTGGCGGCCCGACACACTGGCTTTCTGACACGCAGTTGCTCGCGCTAATCCGCAGCGTGCATGCCGAATGCCAGGGTGCCTATGGCTCACCGCGCATCTTCCAGGAACTCAAATCCAGAGGGCATCCGGTAAGCAAGGCACGCATCCAGCGCTTGAAGCAGAAGCACAGCATTCGTGCGCGCCACAAGCGGCGTTACAAGGCGACGACCAACAGTAAGCACTCCCTACCGTTTGCATCCAACGTGCTGGATCGACAATTCAGCACGAGGACTCCAAACGCTTCAAAACGAAACGGTTTGACGGGTAAATTCGTTTGGGCTGAACGCCACTGGAGCGGCTAG
- a CDS encoding transposase gives MYKIPRQSYTTEFKQEAVRLVEVEGKTPAQVARDLGISEQTLANWRKAHKAGKMATGSGKPVTPEQMELSRLRAENSRLKMELEILEKATAYFAKKSQ, from the coding sequence ATGTACAAAATTCCACGACAAAGCTACACCACCGAATTCAAGCAAGAAGCCGTCCGCCTGGTCGAAGTCGAAGGTAAGACCCCCGCTCAGGTTGCGCGCGACTTGGGCATATCCGAGCAGACGCTTGCCAACTGGCGCAAGGCCCACAAGGCCGGGAAGATGGCGACAGGTTCCGGCAAGCCCGTCACACCAGAGCAGATGGAACTGTCACGCCTGCGTGCCGAGAATTCCCGCCTGAAGATGGAGCTCGAAATTCTGGAAAAAGCCACGGCGTATTTCGCGAAAAAGTCGCAGTGA
- a CDS encoding PAS domain S-box protein, with amino-acid sequence MTSPAIILVVDDEVRNCRLVEAMLRSEGYVTSCATSGEAALAEIKQCPPDLILLDIVMPGMDGYQLAGLLKANPATASIPIIMVTAQIDRRAHMAGLDAGAEEFLTKPIDRAELRLRVRNLLRLKSYNDFLQNHNVILEQQVLARTADLQRFRSALDTTADAIFLIDRGTMRFIEANATACNMLGYTREELLRQGPEQIGFATLEELERVYDSIIADNLGNDLTEIEIRRKDGSRLEVELRCQAQRFGTQLIIVGVLRDITERKAAEQQLYRLTQLRLSEAATQVAILNALPANIALLDTQGTIVSVNEAWRRVASTNLLQGQTYGIGLNYLASCDSAKGNEAAVAQKVAAGIRSVLAGEVKHFAIEYPSHLPSERRWFLLMVSPLADDGSNGAVVMYLDVTAERQAKESLEASELRFRQMAENIRDVFYLIEADSNSVLYVSPAYQDIWGRSCESLYACPGSWIEALHPDDRAATYEKYKQGMAAGSYEFEYRVVRPDGSIRWVKTKGYPVRDDAGKMIRICGVAEDVTEQMLASQALRESERRFRDLLGSVQLVSVMLDLESRITYCNDYLLRVTGWQREEVIGADWFELFAPSALGDMRQVFMTLLANLPEASHHENEILTRAGERRLIRWNSSVLRSGVGDVIGTASIGEDITEQKRAELEILDLTVKLEQRVLDRTADLEQARNEANLASQAKSSFLATMSHEIRTPMNGVIGMVDILQQTCLQDYQTEMVDLIRDSAYSLLTIIDDILDFSKIEAGRLEIESSPISVTEVVEKACAMLAPLAARKSVELALFVDPTLPATVLGDGLRLRQVLLNLVGNAIKFSSGREQCGQVEVSMVPTERSATHLALTVQVRDNGIGMDEETQARLVSAFSQADTSTTRRFGGTGLGLVISRRLVELMKGDLTLHSRAGQGAAFTVNLRFEIPADEANASNPVSEVAGLACLVVGGASSQAAHIATYLSHGGARVERSATLVEAQRLQARLPAGCWIWVVDDADIPSSQHDHAAMRLQNPAQDIRRITIARGAHHALPDQFPDQFPDQVRLDGNVLTYRRLLHAVASVAGRVAEKAVSQQAKPPCQKEEAFSPPAHGDALRQGRLILVAEDNETNQKVILRQLALLGFAADVAATGRIALACWQSGNYALLLTDLHMPEMDGYELATTIRALKDGTSRRPIVALTANALKDEADRCRAAGMDGYLSKPVQLADLQDILAAWLPADPSYPLPQIPPIAAGAPAADVRVLASLVGDDPAVLLEFLTDFRAAAIVIAQALKIACAKQHLAQASEQAHKLKAAARSIGAAVLGELCEQIEVACNAGNTEAVAGLLPLFERELEKVYAYLDAGPILHPVQHLY; translated from the coding sequence ATGACTAGCCCAGCCATCATCCTGGTCGTTGACGATGAAGTCCGCAATTGCAGGTTGGTTGAAGCGATGCTGCGATCGGAAGGCTATGTGACCAGCTGCGCCACCAGCGGTGAAGCCGCATTGGCGGAAATCAAGCAGTGCCCACCGGATTTGATCCTGCTCGACATCGTGATGCCAGGCATGGATGGTTACCAGTTGGCCGGCCTGCTCAAGGCCAATCCGGCCACCGCCAGCATCCCCATCATCATGGTGACCGCGCAAATCGATCGCCGCGCCCACATGGCGGGTCTGGATGCCGGTGCGGAAGAATTCTTGACCAAGCCCATCGACCGGGCCGAGTTGCGGCTCAGGGTCCGCAATCTACTGCGATTGAAGTCATACAACGATTTCTTGCAGAACCATAACGTCATCCTGGAGCAGCAGGTACTGGCGCGTACCGCCGATTTGCAGCGCTTCCGTTCCGCGCTGGATACCACGGCGGATGCCATCTTTCTGATCGATCGCGGCACCATGCGCTTTATCGAGGCCAACGCCACCGCCTGCAATATGCTCGGCTATACGCGCGAAGAATTGCTCAGGCAAGGCCCGGAACAAATAGGTTTTGCCACGCTGGAAGAGCTGGAGCGTGTGTATGACTCGATCATCGCGGATAACCTTGGCAACGATCTGACCGAAATCGAAATACGGCGCAAGGATGGTTCCCGCCTGGAAGTGGAGTTGCGGTGCCAGGCGCAACGCTTTGGCACGCAATTGATCATCGTCGGCGTATTGCGCGATATCACCGAGCGCAAAGCCGCTGAACAGCAACTCTATCGCCTGACCCAACTGCGCCTGAGCGAGGCAGCCACCCAGGTCGCCATTCTCAATGCGCTACCCGCCAATATTGCCTTGCTCGATACGCAAGGGACCATCGTCTCGGTGAACGAGGCATGGCGCCGGGTTGCCAGCACAAACCTGCTGCAAGGCCAGACCTACGGGATCGGGCTGAACTACCTGGCTAGTTGCGACAGCGCAAAAGGCAATGAAGCCGCTGTGGCGCAAAAGGTGGCGGCCGGTATTCGTTCGGTGCTGGCGGGAGAGGTCAAGCACTTCGCCATTGAATATCCTAGTCACTTACCCAGCGAACGGCGTTGGTTCCTGTTGATGGTATCCCCGCTGGCGGACGATGGTTCGAATGGCGCGGTGGTCATGTACCTGGATGTGACGGCAGAGCGGCAGGCCAAGGAAAGTCTGGAAGCCAGCGAATTGCGCTTCCGCCAAATGGCCGAAAACATCCGCGATGTGTTTTATCTGATTGAAGCGGACAGCAACAGCGTGCTGTATGTCAGCCCCGCCTACCAGGATATCTGGGGCCGCAGCTGCGAAAGCCTGTACGCCTGCCCTGGGTCGTGGATCGAAGCACTCCATCCCGATGACCGGGCAGCGACCTACGAGAAGTATAAGCAAGGCATGGCGGCCGGATCCTATGAATTCGAATACAGGGTAGTAAGGCCGGACGGCTCCATTCGCTGGGTAAAAACCAAGGGTTATCCGGTTCGCGACGATGCCGGCAAGATGATACGCATCTGCGGCGTGGCCGAAGATGTTACCGAACAGATGTTGGCCTCGCAGGCGCTGCGTGAGAGCGAGCGCCGCTTCCGCGACCTGCTCGGTAGTGTGCAACTCGTTTCCGTGATGCTGGATCTCGAGTCCCGGATTACCTATTGCAACGACTACTTGCTACGCGTAACGGGCTGGCAGCGGGAGGAGGTGATCGGCGCCGACTGGTTCGAGCTGTTCGCGCCATCGGCGCTTGGCGACATGAGGCAGGTCTTCATGACGCTGCTCGCCAATCTGCCTGAGGCATCGCATCACGAGAACGAGATACTCACCCGGGCCGGGGAGCGGCGTCTGATACGCTGGAACAGTTCGGTACTCCGCTCAGGCGTGGGCGACGTGATCGGTACGGCCAGCATCGGTGAGGACATCACCGAGCAAAAGCGGGCCGAACTGGAAATTCTGGATCTCACCGTCAAATTGGAGCAACGGGTCCTCGATCGTACCGCTGATCTGGAACAGGCCCGCAATGAGGCAAATTTGGCCAGCCAGGCCAAGTCCAGCTTTCTGGCCACCATGAGCCATGAGATTCGCACGCCGATGAATGGGGTGATCGGCATGGTGGATATCTTGCAGCAGACCTGCCTGCAAGACTACCAAACGGAGATGGTCGATCTGATCCGCGATTCGGCCTATTCCCTGCTAACGATCATCGACGACATTCTCGATTTTTCCAAGATAGAAGCCGGCCGCCTGGAAATTGAGTCCAGCCCCATCTCGGTGACCGAGGTGGTTGAGAAGGCCTGCGCCATGCTGGCGCCCTTGGCAGCCAGAAAGAGCGTGGAATTGGCATTGTTTGTCGATCCCACGCTGCCCGCCACCGTCCTGGGCGATGGCTTGCGCTTGCGCCAGGTGTTGTTGAACCTGGTCGGGAATGCCATCAAATTCTCCAGCGGCCGCGAACAATGCGGACAGGTGGAAGTCAGCATGGTGCCCACCGAGCGGAGCGCGACACACCTGGCGCTCACCGTGCAGGTGCGCGACAACGGGATAGGGATGGATGAGGAGACGCAGGCACGCCTGGTCTCCGCATTCAGCCAGGCCGATACCTCGACGACCCGGCGTTTTGGCGGGACCGGACTGGGACTGGTGATTTCACGCCGCTTGGTGGAGCTGATGAAGGGCGACTTAACCCTGCATAGCAGGGCGGGGCAGGGTGCCGCCTTCACGGTGAACCTGCGGTTCGAGATACCGGCCGACGAGGCGAATGCAAGCAACCCGGTCTCTGAAGTGGCAGGGCTGGCCTGCCTGGTGGTGGGCGGTGCGAGCAGCCAAGCCGCGCATATCGCTACCTATCTATCCCATGGCGGCGCGCGCGTAGAACGGTCCGCCACGCTGGTCGAGGCACAGCGCTTGCAGGCACGGCTGCCGGCCGGGTGCTGGATATGGGTCGTCGATGATGCGGATATCCCTTCGTCGCAACACGATCATGCCGCCATGCGCTTGCAGAATCCGGCGCAGGACATTCGTAGGATCACCATTGCGCGTGGCGCACATCATGCCCTGCCGGACCAGTTCCCGGACCAGTTCCCGGACCAGGTACGGTTGGACGGCAATGTCCTTACCTACCGCCGATTGCTGCATGCCGTGGCATCGGTGGCGGGCAGGGTTGCCGAAAAGGCAGTGTCGCAGCAGGCGAAGCCGCCCTGCCAGAAGGAGGAGGCATTCAGCCCCCCTGCGCATGGCGACGCGCTTCGCCAGGGCCGGCTTATCCTGGTGGCTGAGGACAATGAGACCAATCAGAAGGTGATCTTGCGCCAGTTGGCCTTGCTGGGCTTTGCCGCGGATGTGGCTGCAACCGGGCGTATTGCGCTCGCATGTTGGCAAAGCGGCAATTACGCGCTTTTGCTGACCGATTTGCATATGCCTGAGATGGACGGCTACGAACTTGCTACCACGATTCGGGCGCTGAAGGATGGCACCAGTCGCCGTCCCATCGTGGCACTCACCGCCAATGCGCTTAAGGATGAAGCCGATCGCTGCCGGGCTGCCGGTATGGACGGTTATCTGAGCAAACCGGTGCAATTGGCGGATCTGCAAGACATTCTTGCCGCGTGGCTACCCGCTGACCCGTCTTACCCCTTGCCGCAAATCCCTCCCATTGCTGCTGGCGCACCGGCGGCGGATGTGCGCGTACTGGCCAGCCTGGTCGGTGACGATCCGGCCGTGCTCCTGGAATTCCTGACCGATTTCAGGGCCGCTGCCATCGTCATTGCGCAGGCATTAAAGATAGCCTGTGCCAAGCAACACTTGGCACAGGCCAGTGAGCAAGCCCACAAATTGAAGGCTGCCGCCCGCAGTATCGGCGCGGCGGTGCTCGGAGAGCTATGTGAACAGATCGAGGTCGCCTGCAACGCAGGCAATACCGAAGCGGTGGCGGGCTTATTGCCACTGTTCGAGCGTGAGCTCGAAAAGGTATATGCCTACCTGGACGCCGGCCCCATTTTGCATCCGGTGCAGCACCTCTACTGA
- a CDS encoding response regulator, translating to MTKVLVIEDNPANMKLACLLLKTAGHTVLCATDAEEGLVQARRELPDLILLDIQLPGMDGLAATAELKHDPVTAGIPVVALTAMAMKEDREKTRLAGCDAYLAKPLRYADLYAVIDALLLKTDIPPP from the coding sequence ATGACCAAAGTATTAGTGATTGAAGACAACCCGGCGAATATGAAGCTGGCCTGTCTGCTATTGAAAACCGCCGGCCATACGGTGCTATGCGCGACGGATGCCGAAGAAGGTTTGGTCCAAGCGCGCAGGGAACTGCCCGACCTGATCCTGCTGGACATCCAATTGCCCGGTATGGATGGGCTGGCCGCAACCGCCGAGTTGAAACACGATCCGGTCACGGCCGGTATACCCGTCGTGGCACTGACTGCCATGGCGATGAAGGAAGATAGGGAGAAAACCAGGTTGGCTGGCTGTGATGCCTACCTGGCCAAACCACTGCGGTACGCCGATCTGTACGCGGTGATCGATGCCCTCCTCCTTAAAACGGACATCCCGCCACCATGA